The Plantactinospora sp. KBS50 sequence CCAGCGTCACGATCGCCTTGAGGTCCTGACCGGCGGTGTCGTTCTCGGCGTACTCCTGCACGTCGGCCCACGAGGTGAACAGGAACAGCTCCGGATGACTGGTACGCCGACCGGACTTCAGAGCCTGGGCAGCCTGCGCGATGTTCCGCAACGCGCCACCGCCGCCCGTGAGCGCGACCGGTACACCCCGCTCCAGGAAGCCGAGGACCTCCTGCATCGCATCAGCGTTGCCCCGGCACAGCACGGCATCGATCTCCGCCGCCGACCCGACGCGGGAGTCGGTGGCACTGTTCCCGGTCAGTTGCAGATCCGACTCGGCGTGCCGGAGCCACCGGTTGGCCGTCCGGGCGATACGTGGGCCGAACCGAAACGACTTCGTCAGGTACAGGTGATCCGCCGGGAAGCCGGTCATCACGTCCCGGGCGTTGCGCCAGGCGTAGATCTGCTGGGCCGGGTCGCCGACACACACCCGCTGCGCGTTCTGGGCGAGGAAGACCTCCTCCAGGACCGGGTTGGTGTCCTGCGCCTCGTCGAGCAGGACGAAGTCCGCCGCCAGCGTGGGCTCGGTCAGCGCCCACATCTTCAGGTAGTGGTCGTGTTCGAAGCGCAGTTTGCCATCCGGTGAGCAGATATCGTCCCAGGCCCGGCACGCGTACGGCAGGAGCACGCGGGCGACGTGGTCCTGGGCCGCCGGATCCAGCCCGTTGACCGGTTCCAGATGCCGGGCCATCAGCTGGCGGTCGGTGCTGTAGCAGAACCGGCGGATCATGCCCATCACCAGGCGTGCCTGGTGTCCGCAGGTGATCGGACGGGAGCTGACCCACAGATTCTGGTGGATGCTCAGCAGCCGCGCGGTCTCCTTCGAAGGTATGCGGGCCGACCGGTTCAGACGCTCCTGGTAGTTCCGCCCGACGGCGCGGTGTGCCAGCGAGTGCGCGGTACGGCAGTCGACGTTCGCCCCGAAGCGCTGCCTGGCCTCGTCGGCGATTGCCTTGTTGAACGCCACGTAGAGACCGCGCTTTCTGGTGACCCCGGCCATCAGTACCAGCGTGGAGGTCTTACCGGTGCCGGCCCCGGCCACTAGGGCCAGTTCCCTGCCCGCGAGGAACGTGTCCCGGGCGGCGAGTTGTTCCTCGGTCGGCTTGACGTCCATACGCCCCTTCCAGGACCGATTCCCGTGCTCACACCGTCGTGATCCTTTGTAAACCTTCGGATTGCTCCGCCCCGGCCCGGAAGCTGCTCGCGGAACCAGTGGAGCCTACTTCGAAAGCGAGCACGGTGTGATCACTCCACTACCGCCATCCGAGCGATCCGCAGGCTCACCAGGCACTCGGTGGGCCAAGAATCTCGACGGCGATGCCGAGACACGTGCCCCACCCCGTCCTCGTGGTCAGCAGGGGCAGCTTCGACGCCTACAGGCCGCGCAGGATTCCCAGGTCAGCCAAACTCCCACACGTCTCACCCAGTCCAGGCAGTCCCGCAGTTAAGAGCCGGCGTCAAACACTGCTCTACTGCCCCGATAGTCCCACCAGTCCATATTCGGGTCAGTTTCGCCTGGTTGCACTGCACGAACATGCCCTATGGACCATGGAGAGCGAACCCTATCCACCCACGGTCGAGCACCCGCCGAGCACCCCGATGTCGCCCGCTCTGGAACTTCCAGCGATGAGGACCGACGCCGTTACATGCCAGTGACTGTCTTCTTGCTGCCCGAAGTCGCACAACGGCGGCGTGTGGAAAGTCCATCTATCCGGTGGCGCGACACCCCGTCCCGCCCATGCCAGCCCGGTCCAACGGCTCCCGAGCACCAAACGAGCAACCGACCACCGGCACGAAACCGAGAAAGGCCCTGACCCAGGATGAAACCCCAGGTCAGAGCCTTGCTGCTGGTGCGCCGCCACGGACTCAAACCCCGAACCCGCGGATTAAGAGCCAGCGTTGATCAATGCTCTCCCGTCCCTTCAGGTCTCACCAGTCCCACGCTCTGCCTAGCTTTGCCCGTTCATGCGACACCGATGTATCCCGCGGTCTACCCTGAGCGGAGCCTGTCCATGGCGACCGAGCACCCGGGGAGCACCAACATGACGGCGTCGAGCTCGATGATGCCTACTGCCGTGTTGGGGAGGAATCATCGGCGAGGCTCAGGCCCGACGTGACCCCGAGGGGTCAGGCCTCGGGGTAGCTGGGCACGACCGATGCAGCCGAGCTTTACCGCAGCACTCCGCGCAAGCCTCCGACCGGACGTCACGGCCTCGGCTCGCTGGTACCAGGCTTCGGGATGAACACCCGACGCGTCGGCAACGGTCGTTACCGCCCGTCCTTCGACTCGGCGGCCAACTCGTCGAGCAGCCGGGTGACCCCGTACTCCTCAACCTGGGCCAAGGTGGTCTTGTCGAGGCCCGGCGCGCCGTTGTTACGGCGCACCGCGACCCACGCCCGCCACAATACTCTGCGGAAGACCGCTGCGAGACAAGGAGTAGACCGCATGCTGCATGGCACGGACCGGATCCAGGATCGATCCACCAGCGGCGGGACTATTGTAGCCGATCGAGGACCCGGCGAGGCGGCCACTGTGCCGTTCAGCGATCGCGGAAAGGGCTCACCCGTACAGTAAACGTCATGGCTGACGGTGTGCGCCCTGTGATCGACAGTCTTGTGCAGCCTGAACACTTGATAGAAGGAGTTCAGGAGGCGAGCCACGATTTGCTCCAGCGCCTCGCCATCGCGACCGAAGTGTCCGGCGAACTCCAAGCCTACGCCCGCGAACTGGTCCAACATTTCGTTGAGCAAGCGCGCGAATCCGGCGCCTCATGGGCGCGGATCGGGCTCACCATGGGTATCAGCAAACAGGCGGCTCAGAAGCGGTTCTCATCAAACCGTCAACATTAGGTCGTCGAACAACACCCGCCACCGCTGGGCGTCTACCCTGTATCCGGCAGCCACCGCTGCGTCATGGTCAGTCCACACAACCGTCCATGATCGACGGTGGCTGCCCTCGTACCCCCACCGCAGGAACCGCAGCACAGCCGAGGTCAACATCCCCGGCTAAAGTACTAGGCTGCACCGGCCGTGTAGCTGCGCGTGTCGGAGCTATTCGGGCGAGGGATCAGGTGATCGCACTGTCTGTCTGTTGTTGTCGGTCGTGGTGCACGGCCCCGCCCGCGACAGCGCCCGCCCCCTGGCACTGCTCGGCATAACCTGACGACTTTGCCAGGCCCTGCCGGCGGCCGTCCACCGCCGCTAGGTCACAGCCAGCCTGCTCGTCCCGTCCCCCTCAACGCCTCGCCCGGTCTCCTTCGCAGGGCTTCCCGTGCGGAAGCCTCTTCCAGCGAACGTTCAGCGGACTGGCGCGGGCGCCGGTCTCATCGGGAATCGTCCCAGTCGCCGGTCCGCATGAAACGCTCCAAGCGCAGCGTGGGCTCGGTGAGGTCCCAGCGCTTTCCGGCGACCCACTCGTCGTCGTAGTAGGAGCGACGGTACGGCTCGGCACCATCGGCCGCCACGATGACCACCGCACCCGACTCGCCCGCCTGACTCATACGGTTCACCAGGTGACACGCGCCCCACAGACAGGCGCCGGTGGACGGTCCGGCCGCCACGCCGCCTGCCGTGGCGAGAAATCGCATGGCGGCCACGCTCGACACGTCCGGCACCGGGATGACCAGGTCGACGACGTCGGGATCGAAGGCCGGCTCCATCCGCGGCCGCCCGATGCCCTCGATGCGCGACGGCATTCCGGTCGCGTAGTCCCGGCACTCGGTGGCCCAGCCGGGGAAATACGCCGAGTTCTCCGCGTCGACGACCGCCAGCCGGGTGGCGTGCCCGTGCCGCCGCAGGTAGCGGCCGATCGCCCGGGAGGTGGCCCCGGTGCCGGCGCCGGTCACGATCCACGCGGGCTCCGGCCGGCCCTGGGCCGCGAAGTCGCGCAGGATCTCGTCGGGCAGGCCGGGCACGCCATCGTCGAGGTCTGCGTCGATGGCCGGCCCGAGCGTGGACAGGCAGTCCAGGTAGTACCCGTTCGACCGGCCGGCCAGCCGCTCGGCGTTCTCGTACACGGCCAGCGGCGGATCGACCCGATAGGCGGTCCCGCCCTGCGCGACGATCCGGGCGATGCGGTCCGGCGACGACTTGCCGGGCACGACCGCAGTGAACGGCAGCCCCAGCACCCGGGCGAAATGCGCCTCCGCGACCGCCATGTTCCCGCTGGTCGCCTCCACCAGCTGCACTCCCCGACGGATGACGCCGCGTGAGAGCGCGTGACGAAAGAGGCTGCGCGCGAAGCGGTATTTGACACTGCCGGTGGGGCGCGCCGACTCATCTTTCACAAACATCGCCGCCAAAGATTCACCGGGGAAGGATAAGCGAATCAGGGGCGTCGCTTTCTCAACGATACGGTCGGCTTCAAGAACAGCCGCAGCTCGGCGACTCCAATCATCTTCCGAGAACTCTGGAAGAAGTCCCGTCAACGCCATCTGAATCCCATCAGCGCTCGTGGCCAAAGGCTTCCGACAATTGCGCAAGGCGATCCCGGACCGAACTCACCAAAACGCCGCCGCTCGCTTTGTCCCGCCGCAGCTTGCCGCGCCTGACAAGATCATGGACGCCCTGCCGGGTGATGCCGAGCATCGCGCTCGCCACCGTCAGCGAGACCGCCTCGGCGGCCGGATGGCCGAACCGGCGCGCCA is a genomic window containing:
- a CDS encoding PLP-dependent cysteine synthase family protein — protein: MALTGLLPEFSEDDWSRRAAAVLEADRIVEKATPLIRLSFPGESLAAMFVKDESARPTGSVKYRFARSLFRHALSRGVIRRGVQLVEATSGNMAVAEAHFARVLGLPFTAVVPGKSSPDRIARIVAQGGTAYRVDPPLAVYENAERLAGRSNGYYLDCLSTLGPAIDADLDDGVPGLPDEILRDFAAQGRPEPAWIVTGAGTGATSRAIGRYLRRHGHATRLAVVDAENSAYFPGWATECRDYATGMPSRIEGIGRPRMEPAFDPDVVDLVIPVPDVSSVAAMRFLATAGGVAAGPSTGACLWGACHLVNRMSQAGESGAVVIVAADGAEPYRRSYYDDEWVAGKRWDLTEPTLRLERFMRTGDWDDSR